The genomic interval aaaatttttaacacctcccccaTATGACCAGATCAAATTAaccaattaagtaaattaaaagtttacaataagtaaaagtttaaaaattcatttaaaataaagaagaaccccccAAAACTGTTgttgatctatttaaaaaaattcttcaaacatcccaaaggctgcagtcctatccacacttactcaggagtgagccccattgactatcattgttaaaagcacgtgtatagtagcctgttaaaagtacagatgtgtaacattatcccaaatgcagtcacataccatgacagcatcaagtctgatatattaaaagtagacattgaaataaatggggaccctattgaaattggcttgcaatccacctagtgggtcccaacccacagtttgagaaacactgggtatAATTTTGTATTAACGGTATGCTGTATCTcggtggtcttcaatcttttttatgTCACAGCCCCATTacataaataaagtatgagactggaaaCCCCACCACTGATCCCAACCGCCTCCCAGTACCCTATCTGCCCAGCCTCATCCTTgatgcctcccattccctgccccaataatgccctcccagcattgttctctataaccaaatattcttatcagAGAGAGCAGCAAAAGTTAAAGCCTGGCAACTAGTGAAAGCTAATTTTAGAaccattgctaagaacctgagcaggactgggacacagtatCCTGGTACTTGAAAAGGTATATGCTGACCCTTTTACCCAGTAGTGATCTAGTCCACTGGTCTTCAGTCTTTCATTCCATAAGTTCCCACAAcggaggctttgcaaccccattggggtcctgaccccaagactgaagaacactgctgtacGTTATCACTGATCCAATGATATCAGTGATCAGTGATCAGGGGAGCAGTGACTTTCATAAATAAATGATGAATAATAAGCGACCTTTTTTCCCCTAGGTTTCTGTGGATGGTTGGGCTTTGGGGGAAGAACTTGGTTGTGTAATTTTTAGAGTACACGTAATTGAAAGCTAGTCACCTCTGTGGGACTTCCAGACTGACATATTTAAATTCAGATCTCAGTAGGGAAAATGCTCCCCATTTAAATGCTTAATTTGTTTAGCTGGAAGTAAGTTCTGGAGGCTTTAAGGGCCTATTTTCAAGTAAAAGTGGCTCCGTTTGGGATATTGGTACATCTAGTGTACCATTatttcacacacccccccccaagagtctATAAAGTAGACTGTCTTTCCATTTGTAATGATTGAGCACTGTCACTGAAGAGAGCCTCTTCTCTGAGGGTTCAGCCCACTAGGAAAGTTGtcaattaaaattattttcttttgtaaacTTGCAGGGTCAATGATGTGAAGACTGGTGCGCTGGTAGGTATTGATAAGTATGGAAACAAGTATTATGAGGACAAAAGATACTTTTTTGGTGAGTATGTATCTCTGAGGAATTAAACTGCTTATTCTTGTAAATACTGTAACTAGGTGTCTTCTGCCTGATCTGATAAGAGTTTAGCCACCTGTTAAAGTTTCTTGTTAATTCTCCAAATGAAGTTTCCtttaaaattgaaaggttggaGATTATCTCCTATAATATCTTGTTGTTTGTCCTTCTGACACATGATTTACATTGAACCTTTTCCTTCTAAAAGACGATGTACTGTCACTTGTCAAGTGCGCTATATGTGCCCTCATTAGAGGGCAGCAGTTGCATCAACTCATGTCTCAGTCGGCTTCCTCATCCACAAGCTTGTAGCAAAATAAGCAGCTTCATACATGACTTCGTCTGCATTTCAACCTGTCTTTATATGAAAAATACATCTGAAGCAACCGTGCCACTGACCCTTATCTTGATACATTTTAGCTGTCTTTTTTTTACTCCTTCCTTGCCAAACAATTTCTTGTCAAAATCTGAGAATTCATTGAAAGCCAGGATCTTATAAACCAATTTAGTTGGAGCACATCATTTTGACCTTGCaaaatttgattttctttttaagaaggGAAAGATGCTTTATCATGACTAAACTGACATGCACTTCACTTGTTTGTAATGCAATGTCTTTAAATTGAAGGTCGTCACAGGTGGGTCATATATACAGAGGAAATGAATGGCAAGAATACATTCTGGGAAGTGGATGGAAGTATGGTGCCACCTGAATGGTAAATCCGCTAATTTACTGTATGCATTTCAGTGTTCATATATTATATTAATCTTGTAAAATAGTTAACCACAAAACATATCATCTTATCTAATATGCAAAGCAAGGAAATGATTATTTAAGCTTCTTAACAGTGCACCAATCTCTAATCTTCTTTTGGCAAATATAATTCACTGTTCTAGGATAGAGCATAAATCAGACACTACAGTTGTGCCTGAAAGTGGCAAGTCATCTTTGTATTGCTCTGTGATTTTAATCTGATCTTCAGGCTGCTTTTGTTCTATGAAAAATGTTGTATTTTGGGTAACTTTGGTAATATGTTTATGATTTTTTATAATAATGTGTTTTAATTAATTGGAAGCTGCTTTGAGAATCTTCTTCTAAGGTTGAGACTATAAATAGACATTGTAATCTTGATATAGCTGAAGCTCTGTTCAAAGGGCTTTGAACACAAACTTGAGAGTTCTTTTGCTAAATGAAAGCAAATGGGTTATAGATAACTGAAAAAATTTTCAATGTATTTAAACTTGAAATACTGCAACAACACTTTAAGTATAGTTGTAGTTTAAGTACAGAAAAAAATTACAGATGATCTGTGTTCTTGCCGTCCTGTCATAGTAGAGGTATTGCCCTGTAGTTTTGGTCATTAATAAACCGTGTTcatttctctcctttttcttGCACAGTCTGCTTTGATTTGATAATTTTGATGTTTTGTGTTCAAAATTCCCCATATGCCTGAGTTACAGCAAAGCAAGAAACTTATTTCAGGAGGTATTTAGTGGTATTCTTAAGCTGCTTTCTGATTTTGCTACTGTTTTTTTGTTGAGTATGTTCTGTTCATAGTTTGGTGTTTCATTATGAACCACCTTTTCATaatgtggccttttcagccacactagacgctgtgccagaaccacctttcagagtgcgataccatagtctttcgagactgaaggttgccaatactgtatacTGTATGAACCACCTCAAGAATGCTTGGCAAGAAGGTGGAATAAAGATGTTTCAGCAAATACTGTTATTGCTGGGAAGACACATGCAAAAGCTGTGGTGTACTGGAGTGCTACCAGAGCgaaaaaaataaagacaaatgACTATGAGTGGTTGAGTGATGAGGATTAGCAGCCTTCTGTCTGATGTTAATCAAATGAATGCATTTACATACAATTTTCccccagaatttttaaaaagaggttaTGCTGTATGTAACCAGTGAAGAGGCATATGGCCAGAAGGCTAGCTCTACTAAGAGCTAATTGACCCAACACTGTTTATAAAATTTGAATATCAAAATACATAACTAGTGCTAGCATTTATGAATGGGGTACACTGGAATGGGATATACTGGAACCAATGGTGCTCTTCAGGGATTTCAAATCTAAAGCCCCTGTGAGGTATGGACAGCTAGTCATGCAGTTTTTTGGAAACTTAAAAACAGCCATAATTCAGTCTTCAAATAGTTTTTTGTCTGGAACAGTCTCGTTGAAGTCACCAGGATTGCTGTGTAGTGCCATGTTAGCTatgctttggttttttttaaagaccaattTGTATGACTGCACATCATGTTAGTAGCACTGTAGTGAACTGACACACTGTAAAATCATATTCCCAAGCTGGAGAGCTGTAGTAAGGTGCTGGAATCAACTGTATACATAAATTACTGTACCTGCAACTTGCAAAGTGGGGCAGCATTAGTGTTTGTGGTCCATCTGTGGAACGTAGTAATATTGAAAGAGTCTTTGTCAAAATTGTTGCACAATGGAAAACAAATAGCTGACCTGGATTTAGTAACAGCCAAACTCCTCTGTTGGTTGTTCAATTCCAGTTAACgttatattttaaatattgttataccacctttcctgtgCTCGAGGTGATGTACAATAAAAATCTTACCATAAATAAAAATCATACCataaagaaaacaattaaaataatacaagattaagggcacaatccgaacccacgctggagcaggcaagccaggaggcttgcgctgcatccaacgcgggtttccagcaagcagcggctcagccaggggcaaggggaagctcttccccttacccatgggtaagggttgtgcacccctatgggtctcctcggacctgcgccacctccagaggtgacgcaagtccaaggaaagtggagcggcttgaagggggacgggggttgggatccagcataaccaccaggtcccagcccctcccccagctccccaTGCGCCCGGGCCCGCCCTCGCACACCCAGTAACGCCCCCGactgccctctccccatgccccccacgcctacctttgccgcttgtgtcggtgcactcacaccgacacaagcagcggtgcgggagccgcagcagagccttctgcctccgtccacgtgtcagcacatctgaatgcgccaacgcGGCTCTTGCtcatggaggtgcaaacatgctttacagcacttttgtgaccctccagggccacctatgccagcataactgccggtcaggattgtgccctaaatgataCAGATAAAAATATAAATGTAGCAATGACATAAAAGCTACCATAACCAGACCCGACTGACTCAGATACAGTCTCAGCTGAtgtaccagccaaagctggggaAAAACCTCCCTGGCCACAGATCTCACCTGACCATCCAGAGACAGCTGTGggtccaggagaactcccaagcAGCAAACCTGCTCTTTCGAAGAGAGTGCTACCCCACCTGGAGCAAGTTGTTCTGAACTAAAAGTTAGTTCTGATCTAGCCAGAGGAATCTCCCCTGTAGCCACAGGAACATCCGCATCTACCTTTGTTGGATTGGGGCATCATTCTTGCCCAGCAGAATACTGCAACCACATCTATATGTCATTTGTTTATCTTTAAAGAATACAGTTTTCTGATATGAGTATACAAAATATGTTCCCTATTTTGTTATATTGAACTGAAGATACTAAGCCTAGGACTTAACAGAAAATTCTGCAAGTTCAGCTTTTACATGAATatggtttgcttttgaacttgtgtctgtattttggaatagATTAAATACCCACTTaatgtttaattttaaaagaatattgggacgtttttattattgttaatgtttgtttctttttaaggCATCGTTGGCTTCACTCCATAACAGAGGACCCTCCAACTACACATCCACCAGTGGCTCGTAAATTCATTTGGGAAAACCATAAATTCAATCTAAGTGGTACTCCTGGACAGTACGTACCATATTCTACCACACGGAAGAAGATACAGGAGTGGGTCCCTCCTTCTACACCTAGCAAGTGAAGCAAGAAGAATGTGGCAGCTTGCCAAGTATGAGGGATACAATGTGAACTGTATCTTTCTTTCTGTATATAATAAAAGCCTTTGATCAGGAAGCTTCTGGAAAGAGAAATATTGATGAAACGAACATGAGTGGCAGATGCCCAGAAATAGAATAGGCAATAACCTGTCAGACAGCCAATGTTCCTGAAATATCTTTTTGAAGAAGTTTTCTAAACCATCCACAGTTTTCTAGCATTTATTTCCTCTAACGGATATTATGCAGTAATGGGCTATTATTCATACTGTCAGTGGTGAGAACCTACAGGTTCTATTTCTGAATGACTGCCACCTTCTTGAGTACAGTATAGATTGTACTGTTTCTTCTTCTAATCATGCCTTTGAGTTATGATGACTTTTAGGAAGGTCTGAATGTTGTATGCTATGATAATTCTGCCCAAAGTGTTGatgatcactgccatttagctgTGTCTTTTGAGATTCCTCTAGATGAGGAAAGATTAGGTATCTGTGGTTTGccttttttatttacattagtTTCGAAGCTGTTAAGTCTAATTGCCACTAATGCAGAGATGATGAAAGCTCTCTGAAATAGTGCTATAGGAAATGTTTTGGCGATAAGGCAGGAAACTGGTGCTGATTACTTGGAATACACTGCTCTCATTAGATGCAGTGACTGTCATTCAACACAGGATGAAGACAATGTCAATAAAACAGCACTAAGAGTTGCAAAAGTTTCTATACTGCAGTAATGTGTCTTATGCATGTTATCCAGAAAATGAATAGCTTCAGTTTTAGTCCTGTTTTCCCTTAGTAGTGGTATTTAAATGCTTTGCACAGACCAGTTTTGATAATTTCCCTTCTGATGATAAGAACTTACACTTGAGGAGTGCAAAGTGAGCTGCCCCTATAGCTTCTTACTTGTAGGCTATTAACTGAGTCGGTGAATTTTTGAACTTTAACCTTACAGCTTGCTATCTTGTGATACTGATGGCTGGTAGTTAAGTTTCTGAAGATTTCTTATTCTCTCATACCTAAATAAGACATTTCTTCTCAATTTGGTCTCCTTGTGACCTAAACAGCAATGGAAAAATTTGGGAAGCTATTAATGGTAATAGTACCAGGTAGCAGCACCTTCAGATCAAGTGCTCATTCCCTAAGGGCTGGCAGTTGGAAGGGACAGCTGCAACTACTGCTGAGGACTGCTTAACAAGTAATAATTGCATTAATATTAATTTGCAAGGAAATGCTTTGTCATCTTAGGCACTTTGAAAGCAGATGCATGCCATGTCTCTATGCTATGAGGTGCACACTGTGCTAAAAAGTGTTGATATGGGGCTCAGATGTGCTTACAGGATCACACACTTCTAAAAAATCATCTTTTGGCTGGACTTGGGGATTTCAAATGCCCTTTTATAAAAGAAACAAAGGATACCCAAAACTGGTTTGACATGAGAAAATTCCTTCACTTCTTGTTGTAACAACAACGCAGAGAAATGAGAATTACAACTGGTATACAGTTTTAGAGATCTGAATAACAACATTAAGTCTTGCCTTCTGCACTTTTTGCCCCGCCCCTTAGTTTCTTATAAACTGCTGCTTGTTTCTAGAATATTTAATtcagtttttccccccagaaatattGAATTTCATCTTTATAGATTGACATGTACAGGCCTCTATGATTTCACCTTTACCATGGTAGGTGGGCTATTGTCCTCTTCTAAAAGTGGTGAGTGAACTTTGTCTGTTCTCAGCAGAGATGGTCTGAATGCTTCAGTTGAGCTGTGCTTTCCTCTCTTGAGTGGCCAACAATCCCAGTTACCTCCAATGTTTCCCTGACAAAGGTAGGCAACCTTATGGAAGTAACCACATTTATGACCTGGCAGGCAAAGCCAACCAACGCCAAAGCCAAGAAATGCTGGATGTGTATAAATTCTTTATGAAGAGTTCTTAAGCATGACTGTGGTTCCAATGTCATAGCTGGCTTTCTAATCATAAATGGAGATGTGGTCTAAGACAATTCACATTTTTGTTCTAcagcttagggccaaactagataatCACTCTAATATCTACAACAGAGTTGCCACATTAAAATTTCAAGTCTAAAAGAAGAGATAAAGCTATAATATTCAGTTGTGCAGATGTGTTATGTTCTAAAATAAGAATGTCCTTTTAGTCCAAACCTCAGAGGATAACCAAAGTGAAGTAGTAGTGCATGTCTTTGCCTTGGGTAAGTTATTTTGGTATTGACTTGTATTCATCAGCCCAGATATGTATTTTGTCCTATTTTGAATGCATGTATTCTCCCTATGGCTACTTCATCAGTGCAAGTTTTGCGTGTCTGTCATGTGTGTTGATTGGTCATTTCCCTGAATTTAGTTTCGATGTCCTTTCTATTCATCTGAAAGGAATAGCACAGCCAGTCTGCTGGGTAACTAAGAATAgaatcaatgctggaaagtattGTTCCAATCTTGTATGAAATTGAAAACAGTTCACCAACATTTTTGCACCACGCTTATCAAATCAGTTTCAGTTGTCTGAGAGTGTTCCATTCCAGAAATATGTTGGTGCCCTATACAGTCTGtgtcttttaaacttttaaatggGCAACAATCAAATAAAATGTCTTGTCCAATATATTTAAATGGCTTAATGCCATAATAAACTTCGGTCTAACCTGTGCTCAGAATTTGGGGAAGCTTGAAAATACAACACAGCCTCAGAAATGCTTTTCTGTTCTCTGCTTTCCATGCCATCTGCACAGTTTTTGCCCAACCCAAGATATGGTCCTTTTTGCCAAGATATGGTCCCTTACCACATGCATTTTTGGTTCTGATGCTTCAGATTGCTTCAACAGCCCATATGCCACCAAGTACAGGCTTATTAAGAACAATTGTATACAGTGGTTTAGAGGTACTTGTTGAAGTATCAAGTGCTAGTAATTAAAAATAGCAGGCAGATGGCTTGAAGACAAAATAACACATGAGTTTTTCAGTTAAGTAGTATCACCTGCTTCGTAAAAGGAGTTTAGCAAAAAATTAATGCAATCAGTACTGCTTTGATAAAATGAAAAAGCGGATCAGTTCATTTAGCAGCTGATGGGAATGACAAAGATATCTCTGGCTCTTAGTACTTAAACTGCCAATCTAATTGCAGCTGCTGAAATGTCCTGCATTGTAATAAAACTGTTTTAGGAAGGTGAACTATTACACAAAATATGCCTCCAAAAATTGGTTTAGTACTTCATTTTTCCATCTTGATTTCTCAATTACTTTAACAATCAGTGCCTGATTTGGCTGGACATAGTTCCTGGAAAAAGGATTGCAATAGCATAGTACCTTTTTTGAgggatgttgttggcatccttcagtctctgaagaccatggtgtcacgctctgaatggtggctctggaacagagtgtcctctccagtgcgcgaagcctgggtaaagtaggtatggaggataggctgttacccatgcagcaaatcccccctctccacgtcgctgaaatggtccaatggaaaggcagaagctaatacggttggttccagcgacgtcgcaggagttgccagaacgtgactgtgttcagccatgaactgcctcagggactccggctccggattttgcctcgaggttgactcctgaagccttttccataactggatgtagccacaaggcagtggaggtttgggatcagagttttctttctctcagatgagctgccttcccaggctgacgagtcccatctacctggtggctgttcagtcgcctcttacgacaagtacagccaaactgagggcctattcttatccccagcccccagggtaattGGAGGGATATTTGGTGAAATAAAGGTATGTTTGCTGtagaagagacactttgccaacagtctgaggctaagaggcaaagaaggaaggcccatagccagggagacagaccagggacagactgcatttgctcccggtgtggaagggattgtcactcccagattggccttttcagccacactagacgctgtgccagaaccacctttcagagcacgataccatagtctttcgagactgaaggttgccaatactatactgcTGTAGAAGATAGGAAGTGATGCAACTTTATTCCATAAGCTTGAGAATATCTCATTGTATGTTGATATAATGATGTTTCCCCAAACAGGAAGAGGAGACCTTATACCAGAATCAAAGGTTTAATAACAaccatttatatatttatttccaGTGTGTTCAGTGCTTCATGCATCATATATCATTCATAGTCACTGTGTACACCATTTATCTATAAATGTGAAACTACCTTACAGATAGAAAAGATCCTAAAAGTGATCAGTGCTTatggtttgcttgtttgttttttcccaaaTGAAGCtgttgagggcaccaggatgcaggtctcttgttatctggtatgctccctggggcatttggtagggctgctgtgagatacaggaagctggactagataggtctatgccctgatccagtggggctgttcttatgttcttagagggaAAGATGAGGAAAGTTGGAATGGTATGAACACTTTTTCTCCCTCTAAAGGTGGTTTGTAATCCCCAGATAGGGTTGGCAACCCTCCAGAATACACCTGGATTATCCAGGAATTGttatcaatctccaggtgactactgaaagcaatcctggagattttaacttcacctccaggaattttcaacgtcatgttggggaaaaaagatcTGAGAGAAGCTTCTGGCAAACCTATCTGTACATAATTCCTTGAATTATGTATTTCCTTCTCTTGGCCCCAGTTCAGACTGATTCCTACTGACAGCAGTGGGCGGAAACTCCACACCTTTTCAATCAGTTCCACATGCTGAAGCAATTTTGATGTTGGACCCATGCTGAAGAGGCTCTCTGCTGGCTTTAATAAATGCTCCCAGTTTGCTTGTCAGCAGACTGATTTTTTCATTCTCTTGGGGAATGAGGGCCATACCTTAAATAAGAGCTATTGTACTAAGAACTTGCCCTTCTTCTGTGTTGTATCTATGAATGCACTATATTACCAGGTAAGACTTGTGTATCATGCCCCTGGAAGAGGTCTACTCCATCTGCAGGGACCAAGCTCATGCCACACTTCAATGACTAGCATAAAAGGAGGATGAAAGCAAGTATGTGGGTGCAACATTATAAAACTGCTGTGGGGATATAGTGTCCTGGATTTAAAAATTCTTGCATCAAACACAACCAGGAAGGGATAGAAACATCAAGCATActgtcaatttgactgcacatgagacatCGAAGATGGGAGGTTGGGGTGCCAAAGGCCAAGATAAACATTCTGTACCAGCAGAAAAAGAGGCTTATGTGGTTGGAGGAAGTGTAGGACTAGCTTGCCATGTCACAGCAACCCAATGGTTCAAAAGTGGGCAAAAAAAGTAGAAAGGGATTTGATAGGTAAAGCCAGGAGGGCAACACAGCAGCCTCAGCTAGTTCAGAGAGGGAAGCAAAGCAAGATTGCTTTGGAGCTGAGATTGCTTTCCCAGGGGAAGGTTTCTTGGAGGGAACCATGGTTTGCAGTAGCACTCATGAAGGGGTGTGGGGAAGATAGGCTGGCATCTAACCTGGGCACTTTTTAGCACAGTAGTTCTTGGGTAGAAGAACCAATGGAGGTGCTTGATGTGGCACCGGTGGGTACCCGAGCAATTTACCTGAGCAGCAACAACACCATATGGGCAGATGGCAGTAGAAGGAACACAGATCAAAGAACACAAGGGGACCCTGTTTTTTATAGACCAAATCCTCATCAGACAGCATGTGGTCAATTGCAGCATGAGCTCATCAAGGACTGTTCGTGTCTTAATGGTCCGGGCATGCTTGTAGAGGAGTGCCTTCTATTGCCTGAGGACACAACAGGAGACCTCCTGATTGCTCTGAAGGTCTGTGCCTTGGTTAACATACAGTGATTCAATTTGCAATGAAGTTGGTGAGGGATGCCAAAAATGAAGGCGCTTCTTCTATGGTCACTAATGATTTTGTTTATCGCAAAGTCAGGAGGTCCCCAGGATGTGGTCTTGTTTACAAGCTTGAAGCTTCTGACAAAGGAGGACACAACTGGAATTTCCCAAAGGCAAAATGCCTCTTAAGCCAATCAGTGAGTGGGTGGGAGAGTTGCTCTGATGAACCAAGAtcttcccccctaaagacctgTGGGACCTGATGCTACCTTGCCATCAACTGAAGCAAAGTACCACAAGACTTGTCCAGGTCATGCTTGCCTAGCCACACATCCAGCACTGAGCACACGTGTCTATAGATATGTCCAGTGGCAGGGGATCTGAGCTGACAGTGTGGTGCTCAAaaatggctgattttttttttctgtatccaAATGTTCCTTTATTTATTGTACACAGCCTGCATTTAATTTCACTGTATAATTAAGCAGTGTAAACCAGGTGCGACCAACATGCATCAGTGTTTTGTACAGTGAGATTATTGAACAGATGGACTGAAAACTCAGTTGCAATAGAGCTGAAAAGAAAAATTATGATATTGTTAATGACCTTGTAAATTGTATTTATGAACACTTTTATTGAAGGCTACAGTACTTGTAGTTGGTAGACACAGCCAAAACTATTTCTAGGGTGAAATCCTTGCTTTATTTGTCAGAGATTTGTCTGTTTTGAACTCATCCAGCATCTGTGACACTTATACATGCTTATGTGGGCTTCTGTCCTGATAGGATCCTGAACTTAAAACGGTATGTTTCATTTCCGGCTACATTCTGAGATCTTGTTCTCCTTTCAGTCCTGCCTCACTTGTCCCCATTCACATATCTGGTGTCCAAGGTCTGTGCCTGTGCGATGGAACGGATGAGAAATTTGTCTTTGAAGCTGAGGGGCTCTGAATCACTTTTAATGGGAAAAGATGGTCTCCCGTTGCTAACGATTTTGGTAGAAAAAAGAGGGGCAATGTGAGTTCTGGAGTTCTGGTCAGAACTCACATGACCAGTGACCATAAGTCTGTGGTGACAGATAAAGCAGGATGGGTGCCACCCTAGTTTGTAAGTGTGGTATGGATTTGCTTCCATTAGGTTCCCTAAATTGTATAGCAGGCCGACCCCTTCGAGACATTCAGGCTACATGAAATTCTTCCTCTCAGCACAGAAAATGGAAGCACAGCTTGCCACCATTTGTGCAGATAACTCTGCCTACCCTACTAGACCAGTTTCCCTTCAGgtgtaccacttcacattgtccacctTGTCACCTATTGTCCACCTAttcacattgtccacctattcaaagtaccaccagaagtaactggcaatgacagtTCGATGTGGAAGCACAGCTCGCCACTATTTGTGCAGATAACTCTGCCCACCCTACTAGACCTCTTTAACATAACTCTTTGATGTGTCTGATAGAGGAAAAGACCACCtgactactagtagtagtagtaataataatacaggtatttctataccgccttccttggtcctcagatttctccttggactttattcaaggtggtttacataggcaggcaaatagGAACAAAATGAATTATTGGACCTGCATCTGTGACACGTGTGAGCAGAAGATGATTGGAAAACAAAAGGACTAATAATGCTTGTTTTAAAATAACTGCCACATGATATCACATAGGTTTCTTTCTAGCTCTTGTGCTAgatgtaacttaaaaaaaaaaagtcacattgtACATGGTGATGCAGAATAGGGAGAAGATGTACTGAAAAAAATAACATTGAGAATTGTAATTTTGGGAGGCTTTTATAAAGGAGTAAGCATTAAGCTACTTAAAAATAGTCATCTCTAGGCAACTAGGACTTTCTACTAAACTGGTAGCATAGGGCCAAGCAATTCCCTTTTCAAATTACAAAAGTTTATTGGGAGTTATCCCAGTACAACCATGGCTAATCTAGGAATTTATCTTCCAGGTCTATAACCAATCAAAACAACACTAGGGAGTCCTATTGACAAAAGGGGGAAATTGACTATTGTATCATTAGCCTAGAAATTAATCCAAGTTCAAGGGTagagctaagggcccaatcctatgctccagTGCCCGTGCTGggttttgcaaatg from Tiliqua scincoides isolate rTilSci1 chromosome 7, rTilSci1.hap2, whole genome shotgun sequence carries:
- the NDUFA12 gene encoding NADH dehydrogenase [ubiquinone] 1 alpha subcomplex subunit 12, with translation MAEYVQVMRRALQQLGGHGGLRGLLVQLFRVNDVKTGALVGIDKYGNKYYEDKRYFFGRHRWVIYTEEMNGKNTFWEVDGSMVPPEWHRWLHSITEDPPTTHPPVARKFIWENHKFNLSGTPGQYVPYSTTRKKIQEWVPPSTPSK